From the genome of Actinomycetota bacterium, one region includes:
- a CDS encoding septum formation family protein — protein sequence IWHRRGRTWHDVWSGTRVVSGHPPPRPRRRRWGPTLALTASSLLLLTSLIVLDNRIAGGGVEAELVSLRELDPGTCYVQPDWEDEGVRRVPCGEEQDAEVYFSYTDPAPSGDPYDEEALDASARERCGAELASYVGWDPGDAWEVEPVYPDPQSWDDGERRVVCTVWGWSVPGSARGAGRTGTPTLA from the coding sequence TGATCTGGCACCGGCGGGGCCGGACGTGGCACGACGTGTGGTCGGGGACCCGGGTGGTCTCGGGCCACCCCCCGCCCCGACCCCGACGCCGGCGGTGGGGCCCGACGCTCGCCCTGACGGCCTCGTCGCTCCTGCTCCTGACCTCTCTGATCGTGTTGGACAACCGCATCGCCGGAGGCGGGGTGGAAGCCGAGCTGGTCTCCCTGCGGGAGCTGGACCCCGGCACCTGCTACGTCCAGCCGGACTGGGAGGACGAGGGGGTTCGCCGGGTGCCGTGCGGCGAGGAGCAGGACGCGGAGGTCTACTTCTCCTACACCGACCCCGCTCCCAGCGGCGACCCCTACGACGAGGAGGCGCTCGACGCATCCGCGCGCGAGCGGTGCGGCGCAGAGCTCGCGTCGTACGTCGGCTGGGACCCCGGGGACGCCTGGGAGGTCGAGCCGGTCTACCCGGACCCCCAGAGCTGGGACGACGGGGAGCGCCGCGTCGTCTGCACGGTGTGGGGGTGGTCGGTCCCCGGGTCGGCCCGGGGCGCAGGACGTACGGGAACGCCCACGCTCGCCTGA